ACGTAAGGCTTACGATGAACGCCTTCCGTCGCAAATAGCATGCAAACTTTTTGAGCTAGCGACTTGAATGACTCATTGAGTTTAAGGGAGGTTTCATCTTGGGTTTTTAGTATTTCCACAAATTTCCTCGAATTTAAATAAAAACTTGTTGATTAAAACAAGAGATTCAACAATATTCTGATTTTTTTATTTTGTCCATCTTGTGAATGTCACTTAGAAGAATTTCGCCGTCATTCTTCTTATTATTACCCAAATGCAATCTTCAGGCGAACTAGACTTTTCGATTTTCCACCAGCGTTGCAGATTCGATGACCAGAATCGCATCGACGCGCTTGTCCCGCTTTAAAGGACTCATGAGTTTTATCTGCTGCATAAAAACTCTTTTCTCTTCACTGCGAATTTCTTTTAAAAGGTGGGGTTCAACTTGCGGGACATAACTCTCTGTAATGTCACCTGAGATGACTTTCGAGGCCGCATTAAAAATTTTCGAAGTCATCGCCGGATCTCTTTCGTAGAGATTCCACCACTCCAAAGAGTAGAGTTCTTCGAGTGTGTATGAACAGCATTCAAAGAATTTGAAGTTACAATAAAGCTGCTTATTGTCCTTTGAGTAAATCTCCACAAGATCTTCATCCGACATAAAATTAAAAACATCGGCGCGCGGGACATATCCTAGTTTGCGAAAAGCTCTCCACACGAACGTAAAGTTGTCTTTTAACTTATACCCCTCGGCGGTTTGTTCTTCACAAAGCTCTTTAAAAAAGACCAAGGTTTTCACGATCTCTTGTTTCTTTTCTAAAGAGAGGGACTGGAAATAAGGAAGATCTTCCACATAGGGTCTGCGATGCACGCCTTCGGCGGCTAACATCATACAAACTTTTTGCGCTACGACCTTGAACTCTTCAAGGAGCCGCAGAGATATATTTTCTTGAAAATTGACTTTAGCCATAGAAAGAAAAAAGACAAAAAAAAAGCCCCGCTCGAAGCGGGGCTTCGTGAACGCTTACACGTTCTTATTTAAAAAATCCAAGATCGCATCTTTAGGATGGTTTCCTACAAGCTGACCGATTTCGCTGCCGCCTTTGAAAAGCAACATCGCAGGAATACCGCGGATGCCGTATTTACCTGGAGTTCCAGGATTCTCGTCCACGTTCACCTTCACGATTTTTACTTTTTGACCAAGCTCTTGAGCTACTTCTTCCAACTTTGGAGCCAAAGCACGGCAAGGTCCGCACCATTCTGCCCAAAAATCTACGAGGACTGGTGTCGAAGAATTCAAAACTTCTGTTTCAAAAGAACTATCTGTGACTGGTGTTGTAAATGTGCCCATGAATGGCCTCCGTCTAAATCAAGTACCGATTTCTTATATTAATTTGAACATCAAAAGGTCTACCGTCAAGATGCACAAGGATCAATTATTTTTTAAACATAGCCTTCGTGAATTGGCGTCGTAACTCGTCGAGTTCGTTGAGGTTTTGCGGGTCCCAATCCGCTTCCAGCTCACGTTGGCGACGACGCGCCTCAACTCGAGTCAGCGTGCTTTTCGGAGAGACCTTCACATCTGCAACAATTTCGCTGTATTTTGCAATACGCTCTTTAAGGTCCTTTTCTGATTTTTGCAGGTCTTTTTGGGCCTTAACTTGAAGTTCCTGCTCCTCCACATCGGCTTCGATTCTCTCCACTTCCGGAGCGCCTCCGCCTAAAAGTTCGCGCTCTAAGGACTTTAAATCAACATCCGGAAATGCGGTCTCTTCATCCGGAGTGGCAGCACGCTCTTCGGAAGCCGCTGACATTCGATCGCCAAATCGAAAAGAGACTTTTCTCTCTTGTTCTTCTGTATTTAGCATGAACTCTTGAGGGTTTTCATGAACTCTCTCAACATCCAACGAAGCCTGCTCAGACCCTTCTGAAGACTCCCCTTCAACCGTTCCTTTAACATAAATGGCTTCTTCTTCTGTCGAATACTTTCCGCCAGCAACCGAGGATCCGGTCTTTTGAGGACTCTCGACATGCATTGATTTGTTTAAGCGCTCCAACAATACGGCTTCATCGTGTCCTAAGATTTTTCCGATCACTTGAACTAAACGTAAAGGCGGAACCGGGGCTTCCAAAATCATATCAACGCGAATGCGAATAAGATCCTGAGGATTGGGTTTGAAGTTTGCCGGGAAAATAAGCACTGACTTTCCCTGCCAGCGGGTCATTTCTTTCAAACGTTTTCCAACGCCCAGGGAGTTTACTTTTCCTCCGCGGCCGGCACCTACAACAAGATCCGGATTGAATGCCAACATCTGCTCCGCGATTGCGTATTCGCTGGAAAGACCGATGACATCAAAGCCCACTTTTTTCAGTGTGGCTTCCACCTCCATCAGGTCGGCATAATCTTCGTAAACCAAAAGAATCTTGTTCATGTCATCATTGTCAGATAAGGATGCTTTACCGTCAATAAGCTTGGTTCTGGACAATGGGCGCGATGACACGAATGAGCCCTCAGACTAGAATAGACAGCATTCACAAGGAGACTCCTTTTTGAGTATCTTTTACGGAAAAAAAGCCGCGCAGTACATTTTCTTTGAGATGCTTCCGAGCTTCATTTTGGGACTCTTGGTCTTTATTTCAATCATCCTCATGTTTCAGGTCTTGCGCCTGACAGAGTTCGCCCTGGTTCACGGTGTGACTCTTAAAACTATCGCCGAAATCATCGGCTATGTCGTGATATCACTTCTTCCTGTTCTTTTTCCTATGGCTTTGCTTTTTTCGGTACTTTTGACTTACGGTCGCCTTAGCCAAGATTCTGAGATCGTGGCGATGAAGGCCTCAGGTCTGCCTATGGGAACCTTACTGATGCCCGCTTTGATTTTAGCCACGTTTGTCGGAATTATTTCAGCGCAAATGTCGTTCAATATCGCGCCTTGGGGAAACCGACAGTTTGAGGTTCTTTATTCTCGTCTGGCGAACACAAAAGCGGGTGCCGTGATCAAAGAAGGAACTTTCTCTGAAGGTTTTTTTGACATGGTCGTTTACGCCAATGAGGTGAACTCTGACAAAGGACTTCTAAAGAAGGTCTTTATTTACGATGAAAAATCAGGCGACGTGCCCTTAACGATTATCGCCAAAGATGGCGATATCATCCCCGATCCAGAACGTCCCGGCCATGAAGTTTTGTTACGCCTTAAAAATGGTGAAATTCACCGCCAGGCGAAAACACATACGAAGATCAGCTTTGATACTTATGACGTGCATTTTTCTGAACCTGTTAATACCGATGAGAAAGCAAAGTCTCCACAGTCTTTAACTTTGGAAGAAGTTCGCCATCGCCTTAAAGAAGATCTGAAAGACAAAGATCTTGAGCGCACTCTGCGCACCGAATACCACAAGCGCTGGGCAATCACTGCACTCTGCATTGTCTTTGCGATGATTGGTGTGGGCTTAGGAACAACGACCAACCGTCGCGCGGCTAAGGCTGGTGGTATGATTCTTTGTATCGGTCTGATTATTTTTTATTGGATCCTGTACGTGGCTGCCGAAGGTGCTGCACGCAGTGGTTCGCTACCAGTAGCGATTGCAATCTGGACACCTAATTTGATTTTTGCAATTTTGGGTGCTGAGGCTTTAAGAAGAAATTGGAACTAGGCTGTAGAGGCGGCGGTCTAAAAATTAGAGCGATGCAGTAGCATCCATACTACCACGGTCATCCTTGACCACATCGCCCCTCCCTTAACTCAAATGGTAGGGGCAATCCCGGTGGCTTGCAAAAGAATTTTTTAGATCATTTCATTTTTTTCTTAAGAATTTTAGTCACTTAACAAAGCCACTACAGGTAGTGGAAAGACTCCTGAGCGCTCGCTATCCCTGCTGGGGACATTTTATCATCACCTAATTCCGAATTAAAAAACATGGATAAATCTTGAGCATCTCTCACGAGCTGAGCCCCCTCCACCAGCAAATCCAAACTTCCTGCAAAGTGCGGATCCAAAGGATGACCGGGGACAATCCATACCGCACGGCCCAACTGAATTGCCTGTTGAGCTGTGATCAAAGTGCCACTGCGCTTGCGCGCTTCCACGAGCAGCGTTGCCTTTCCGAGCGCTGCAATCAGACGATTGCGGTGATGAAAAAGATGTTTGTGCATTCTTTGTTCGTGCGCATATTCGCTTAAGAAACATCCACCTTGATCAACAACAGACGAAATCCATTCTTTCAAGCTTTCAGGATACATGGCACCCAAACCTGACGGCAGAACCACGACGGTGGTGGCGTCTTTGCGCAAAGCTGTCGAGTGAGATTTCTGATCCACTCCCCTGGCGCCACCACTCACTACGCACGGTTTTTCTTTTTCGCAAAAAGGAGCGAATTCTTTTTCCATCCACTGCACAGATTCAAAACTAGGTTCGCGACTTCCCACGACCGACAACGTTCGTTCATTCAACCACGCCGGTGATCCTAAAAAACTTAACGTCAGCGGAGGTTCCGCCATCCAATAGCATTGTGATGGAAAAAGTTCTTCGCCATAGCAGACAAGCCGCACGCCTTGCATTTTTAATTTTAAACTGTCTTCACAGTGCTTTTTGAAAAGCGCGTGGTTTTTTTGAATAGCGGCAAACAGTTCTGGCAGATGATCTTTCAGTCCCGACATCAAACTGTCAGCGTGAAGATTTCCGGCATTCCCGAGAGTTCGATAGAGATGATGGATCTCGTCTCTGTGCACGGTGTATAGAGGATGCGTTTTGATTAATTGTGAGAGCGAATAAAGGTCATTCATAGCAAAAGGGCCCTGCAATTCGCAGAGCCCTTTCGTTTCTTTTTAAAGTTCTAGATCAGAATCGTCGGTTCCGGAATCCGGCGCCGGAGCCGTCTCGTTAGAAGGAGTTGATTCTTCAAACTCTTTCTCGAAATCATCATTGGATTCTTTTTTCGACGGAGCTTCCATCACAGGCTGCTCATTAAAAGCATGGGTGACGGCTTTTCCAACGTAATCGCCCAAAACAATGTCATCGGTAGCACGAGACACATAAGCTGTCGCAAAGTTAGGTGACACGCGAACGATTTTCACTACACCGATCACGCGGTCGTTGATCACTGCTTCCGATTTTTTATTGCGGATTCTTTCATCGGCATAAATCGGAAGACTTTGGCCCACTTGCAAACCTTGATTCGAGCCCCCGTCCAAGAACACCACAGAGTTGGATCCGAAAAGAGTGCGCTTTTTATCAAACTGCCCACCCATGATTTTAGCACCTACACCTGACGTCAATGCTGTGACCGAAGGGTCAATCATCGGAAGTTTTCCGGGAACAAGGAATGATCCGACCTCTAAAGGTTGAATCGCTTTTTTCACAATCGCGCGATAAACATTTTTTTGATCGTTCACACGCTCAAGAATTTCGATCTCACCTTGAATTTCGACCATGTAGCCCTGGCGCTCTTTCACTTGTGGATCTTTAACTTGCGTTACGTTTTTCTGCGCAACAAATTCTTTGCCGCCGCCCTCGTCAATACGCACAAACACGTATTGATAATCACCCGCTGTTTTCATCGACATCTCTGTGCCGGTGATGACACCCACACCTTGCACCGGTGTGTCATTGATATAGTACTCAAGATACTCAGGGCCCGTCGGGAATTGATTTTTAGGAAGCTCCACTTGAACCTCGACAGGTGGCTCATTCACGGCCCCCATGCGGTACAACGGCAAACTATCGGGAAGATGCTTCAGCAGAGGAGCGCGTTTTTTTGGAGGGGGCAGAACCGTTTTTGTTGTTTGTTTGCGGACTTCCTCCGTGCCGTCTTCCTTCACAACTTTTTCTTCTTTGGTTGTCGTGACTTCCAAAGTCGGAGCTTCATCCACACTTCCGGCGAAGAATTGCACATTCATGCCCGGTTCAATTTCATGGGGATTTTCGATCTGTCCTTTATTTAAAGACCACACCTTCGGCCAAAAAAACTGATCGCCAAAAAGCGTTGTCGAAATTCCGGAAAGAGTATCGCCCTTTTGTACTTGGTAAATTTCTGCCTGACGATTGCCAGCGGCTTTTTCCCAAGATTCTTCAGAAGTGGGTTGTTCATTGTACGTTTTGTAGATGCGATGAAACTCGGCTTCACGAGAGTAATCAGGCTCGCTGCTGCCAAAGGCTGTTTCTGTACTTGGCGCTGTCTCATGCGGAGCGACTGAAGGCTCTGCAGGAATATCCATCGGAACTGTAGGCTCGGCGTATTCAGAAGGTGGCGCTGGCGTAGTTTCATGACCGCCCGGCCCGACTTCTTTAAATTCAGGAACCGTCGGTTCTACGATTTCAGTTTTTTGTGGTTCCAGAACATCCAAAGGATCAGATTCCCAATTGGCGTCAGGAGGTGTGTCTTGCGCTTGAGCGACAAGCGCACAAAAAATCAGAGTTAACATCACGGAGAACTTTTTGTTCATCACTCTTGCATCCTTGCGAGTCGTGTGAGTTATTTAAACATTTTCAATTCAGCATCAGCACGGAAAGACTCAGGACTTCCTGGGAATTTCACGCGCACTTCTTGAAGATTGCGTTTCG
This region of Bdellovibrio sp. BCCA genomic DNA includes:
- a CDS encoding DNA-processing protein DprA; translation: MNDLYSLSQLIKTHPLYTVHRDEIHHLYRTLGNAGNLHADSLMSGLKDHLPELFAAIQKNHALFKKHCEDSLKLKMQGVRLVCYGEELFPSQCYWMAEPPLTLSFLGSPAWLNERTLSVVGSREPSFESVQWMEKEFAPFCEKEKPCVVSGGARGVDQKSHSTALRKDATTVVVLPSGLGAMYPESLKEWISSVVDQGGCFLSEYAHEQRMHKHLFHHRNRLIAALGKATLLVEARKRSGTLITAQQAIQLGRAVWIVPGHPLDPHFAGSLDLLVEGAQLVRDAQDLSMFFNSELGDDKMSPAGIASAQESFHYL
- the lptF gene encoding LPS export ABC transporter permease LptF, producing MSIFYGKKAAQYIFFEMLPSFILGLLVFISIILMFQVLRLTEFALVHGVTLKTIAEIIGYVVISLLPVLFPMALLFSVLLTYGRLSQDSEIVAMKASGLPMGTLLMPALILATFVGIISAQMSFNIAPWGNRQFEVLYSRLANTKAGAVIKEGTFSEGFFDMVVYANEVNSDKGLLKKVFIYDEKSGDVPLTIIAKDGDIIPDPERPGHEVLLRLKNGEIHRQAKTHTKISFDTYDVHFSEPVNTDEKAKSPQSLTLEEVRHRLKEDLKDKDLERTLRTEYHKRWAITALCIVFAMIGVGLGTTTNRRAAKAGGMILCIGLIIFYWILYVAAEGAARSGSLPVAIAIWTPNLIFAILGAEALRRNWN
- a CDS encoding LysM peptidoglycan-binding domain-containing protein, whose product is MNKKFSVMLTLIFCALVAQAQDTPPDANWESDPLDVLEPQKTEIVEPTVPEFKEVGPGGHETTPAPPSEYAEPTVPMDIPAEPSVAPHETAPSTETAFGSSEPDYSREAEFHRIYKTYNEQPTSEESWEKAAGNRQAEIYQVQKGDTLSGISTTLFGDQFFWPKVWSLNKGQIENPHEIEPGMNVQFFAGSVDEAPTLEVTTTKEEKVVKEDGTEEVRKQTTKTVLPPPKKRAPLLKHLPDSLPLYRMGAVNEPPVEVQVELPKNQFPTGPEYLEYYINDTPVQGVGVITGTEMSMKTAGDYQYVFVRIDEGGGKEFVAQKNVTQVKDPQVKERQGYMVEIQGEIEILERVNDQKNVYRAIVKKAIQPLEVGSFLVPGKLPMIDPSVTALTSGVGAKIMGGQFDKKRTLFGSNSVVFLDGGSNQGLQVGQSLPIYADERIRNKKSEAVINDRVIGVVKIVRVSPNFATAYVSRATDDIVLGDYVGKAVTHAFNEQPVMEAPSKKESNDDFEKEFEESTPSNETAPAPDSGTDDSDLEL
- the trxA gene encoding thioredoxin yields the protein MGTFTTPVTDSSFETEVLNSSTPVLVDFWAEWCGPCRALAPKLEEVAQELGQKVKIVKVNVDENPGTPGKYGIRGIPAMLLFKGGSEIGQLVGNHPKDAILDFLNKNV